One genomic segment of Desmodus rotundus isolate HL8 chromosome 5, HLdesRot8A.1, whole genome shotgun sequence includes these proteins:
- the TMEM126B gene encoding complex I assembly factor TMEM126B, mitochondrial isoform X2, with amino-acid sequence MAAPRRGAEADLRDKGAVPAGAGEAPEDIKMATYTHGQHSPFLGDANLRTSMVIEMIEKKIEYLRTEKTLNIYRTMVIGTTASFSGLLANFIFRHCFRVNHGALRTYASLTTLPFLSTIVAYKLLVTDALKSGNISQENCALRSSLVSIACGVLYPTALAFSKNGRLAVKYHTVPLPPKGRVLLYWVTLCQTEMRKGLLG; translated from the exons ATGGCGGCGCCCCGGCGTGGGGCCGAGGCTGACCTGCGGGATAAAGGTGCGGTGCCAGCGGGAGCCGGAGAAGCGCCCGAG GACATCAAGATGGCAACATACACACATGGTCAGCACAGTCCCTTTCTAGGAGATGCAAACCTCAGAACATCAATGGTCATCgaaatgatagaaaaaaaaattgagtatcTCAGAACAGAAAA gactttaaatatatataggaCAATGGTCATTGGAACAACAGCTAGTTTCTCTGGACTGCTGGCAAACTTCATTTTCAGACACTGCTTCAGGGTTAACCATGGTGCTTTGAGGACATATGCATCATTGACTACACTTCCATTTTTGTCTACTATAGTTGCTTATAAGCTCCTTGTCACGGATGCCTTGAAGTCAG gTAATATAAGCCAGGAAAATTGTGCTCTGAGAAGTTCACTGGTTAGCATAGCATGTGGTGTTTTATATCCCACTGCTTTGGCTTTTTCTAAAAATGGACGTCTGGCAGTAAA gtatcATACAGTTCCACTGCCACCAAAAGGAAGAGTTTTACTTTATTGGGTGACGCTTTGTCAAACAGAG atgagaaagggGCTGCTAGGATGA
- the TMEM126B gene encoding complex I assembly factor TMEM126B, mitochondrial isoform X3 encodes MAAPRRGAEADLRDKGAVPAGAGEAPEDIKMATYTHGQHSPFLGDANLRTSMVIEMIEKKIEYLRTEKTLNIYRTMVIGTTASFSGLLANFIFRHCFRVNHGALRTYASLTTLPFLSTIVAYKLLVTDALKSGNISQENCALRSSLVSIACGVLYPTALAFSKNGRLAVKYHTVPLPPKGRVLLYWVTLCQTE; translated from the exons ATGGCGGCGCCCCGGCGTGGGGCCGAGGCTGACCTGCGGGATAAAGGTGCGGTGCCAGCGGGAGCCGGAGAAGCGCCCGAG GACATCAAGATGGCAACATACACACATGGTCAGCACAGTCCCTTTCTAGGAGATGCAAACCTCAGAACATCAATGGTCATCgaaatgatagaaaaaaaaattgagtatcTCAGAACAGAAAA gactttaaatatatataggaCAATGGTCATTGGAACAACAGCTAGTTTCTCTGGACTGCTGGCAAACTTCATTTTCAGACACTGCTTCAGGGTTAACCATGGTGCTTTGAGGACATATGCATCATTGACTACACTTCCATTTTTGTCTACTATAGTTGCTTATAAGCTCCTTGTCACGGATGCCTTGAAGTCAG gTAATATAAGCCAGGAAAATTGTGCTCTGAGAAGTTCACTGGTTAGCATAGCATGTGGTGTTTTATATCCCACTGCTTTGGCTTTTTCTAAAAATGGACGTCTGGCAGTAAA gtatcATACAGTTCCACTGCCACCAAAAGGAAGAGTTTTACTTTATTGGGTGACGCTTTGTCAAACAGAG TGA
- the TMEM126B gene encoding complex I assembly factor TMEM126B, mitochondrial isoform X1, whose amino-acid sequence MAAPRRGAEADLRDKGAVPAGAGEAPEDIKMATYTHGQHSPFLGDANLRTSMVIEMIEKKIEYLRTEKTLNIYRTMVIGTTASFSGLLANFIFRHCFRVNHGALRTYASLTTLPFLSTIVAYKLLVTDALKSGNISQENCALRSSLVSIACGVLYPTALAFSKNGRLAVKYHTVPLPPKGRVLLYWVTLCQTEVKAMLIPLVFQAAFGIYNGIEHYAIFESTLEKTVHED is encoded by the exons ATGGCGGCGCCCCGGCGTGGGGCCGAGGCTGACCTGCGGGATAAAGGTGCGGTGCCAGCGGGAGCCGGAGAAGCGCCCGAG GACATCAAGATGGCAACATACACACATGGTCAGCACAGTCCCTTTCTAGGAGATGCAAACCTCAGAACATCAATGGTCATCgaaatgatagaaaaaaaaattgagtatcTCAGAACAGAAAA gactttaaatatatataggaCAATGGTCATTGGAACAACAGCTAGTTTCTCTGGACTGCTGGCAAACTTCATTTTCAGACACTGCTTCAGGGTTAACCATGGTGCTTTGAGGACATATGCATCATTGACTACACTTCCATTTTTGTCTACTATAGTTGCTTATAAGCTCCTTGTCACGGATGCCTTGAAGTCAG gTAATATAAGCCAGGAAAATTGTGCTCTGAGAAGTTCACTGGTTAGCATAGCATGTGGTGTTTTATATCCCACTGCTTTGGCTTTTTCTAAAAATGGACGTCTGGCAGTAAA gtatcATACAGTTCCACTGCCACCAAAAGGAAGAGTTTTACTTTATTGGGTGACGCTTTGTCAAACAGAGGTAAAAGCAATGCTAATCCCTCTAGTCTTTCAGGCGGCCTTTGGAATATATAATGGTATAGAACATTATGCAATATTTGAAAGTACATTAGAGAAAACTGTACATGAAGATTGA